The window AAAGATTAACCAAATTTCTTTGTATGAAAATTCCAAAAGATGGTGTTGGAAAGGAGTCAAAAAGTCTTAAAGCCAAGTTTTCATTGACCAAAGGACCACTCACTCTCTCTGCTTGGAGGAGTACAAATTAAGCTGGGCTGGTTCCACCTGGAAAACAAAAGACACACAGAGTTAAAAGCAAAAAAACGCAGCATGAAGGACAGTCGGGCGGAACTGAAAGGTAAATCTGTGTACCTGGAGTACAAGGCGGTCATCCTTAGCTCCAGAGGCCTGCATAGTTCCCATGGAGGCCTGCAGGGAGAGGCCCCCCAGCCACAAAGAGCTTCATCTCCGGCCAGTTGTAGCAGTGGGTGTAGAGCGCACTGGGAAACACTTCCATGCCACCAAAGTAATTCACCCAGAAATCATTGTGGTTGAGCCAGCCTCTGCCACAGGCAAGCCTGAGCTTCCTCCTTGCAGGTCCTGAAGAGGACTCCAGGGTGGCGGAGGCTCTTTCCTCCAGGAATTTCTGGGCCCGGACGTCATAGAAGAGCAGGGAGCCCTGACCGGTGCCCACAGTGATGATGTGGCGGTAGAAGCTCAGCGACCGCACTCCCGTGCCACCCTCTCGAGAACACAGGGGCCGGATGTTCTGCTGGTCCTGGCGCAGATCCAGGAAAGAGACGTGGGAATGGGAGCCCACGGCGTACACAGACATATCATCACAGTAGGTCAGGCACACATTATCCCGGAAGTAGGGCAGCCTGATGGACAGCAGCCTGGATAGTGTGCTCCGGACTTTCCACAGGTGGAAGTAGCCGTCCAAGGACACCGCTCCCAGTTCCTGGTTCTTGCCGCCGCAGGCCAGGGCCCGCACCTTGCGGTTACTGGGGTTGATGATGGCCCTGGGGATGGCCTCCACATCCCTCGGACGGATATGGGCATATACGGGGAGACCCACCTCGCTATGCCAGGCAACAGTGTCATCGAACTTGTCCGGGTCCATCCGCCACAGCGCCACAGTGCCGTCGCGGGAGCCGCTCACGGCTACGGTGTCACTCAGCCAGGCGACAGCGAAGATCCAGTCCTTGTGGCCATGGCGGTCGCCCAGGCACAGGGGATCCAGGGAGGGCAGCTGGTAGATGGCCAGGCTGTTGGGGTTTTCGCCGCCGGTGGCCAGAAGCGTCTTGGAGGGATTCAGCTCGATGGCATGGATGCCGCAGCCCTGTTGGTCTTGGGCCAGCCTGGCCTCCCTGTCCCGCAAGAGGGGAATGCGCGCGATGTGGCCTGACTGCACGTCCACCACGAAAAGCGTGTTACACTTGGTGCCGCACACCACCTGCCTGGCGTTCAGCCACTGTGACGCGAACACCTTGTTGAGGGTGCCCAGGTCCAGTTGGCGCTCCGTCAGCAGCTCGGGCAGCCTCTGTACCGCGTAGCCTCGCATCTCGCCATCGAAGCTCTGGAGCCTGGCGGGGCCCCACCCGCCTACCTCCCGAACCTTCAGATAGTGCACCATCGAGCGAGACGTCGCCGGCcgcctctgcctcttgagtagcagcGGCCCCTCACCGTCCGCTGCCGCCAAGCCCTGCGACGGCGAGCTCTCGGCGCCCGCCTCGACCGCGGGCGCTTTCCGTTTCCTGCTACCTGTTTGCTGCTGGGCCATGGTGGGCGGCGGgcgagcggcggcggcggcggcggcaagGCGTTGGTGGTGGTTGCGGCGCGTGGCTCAGGAGTTGGTCGTGGCGGCGGCGTGGATGGCTGCGCTGGAACTGAGCCTTCGGATTCTGAGACGCGGCAGTGGCGGACCGGGTGAGGGACGCGCGGGAGAGGGCGGCGGTGGCAGTGCAGACCTAGGCGAAGGCGGGAAGTGCGTCTGGCCGGGCAGTGAGAGCAAAGTCAGTGTGGGGCGAGATCGACGCGGGGGGCCGAGTGGGAGGGGCGGAGGCAGTGGGAGGAGCAGGCGATCGGGCAGGCGGGTGTGAGCGCGTGGCATGCCTGAGAAGTAGCTGAGGCCGGGCCGGGTGAAGGCTGGGAGGGACAGGGCGGGGAGCGGGTAGCGGAGCTGCAAGGGCAGAGTCTAGGAGGGCCCCCAAGCCAGGATCCCAAGTATCAGACACGCGGCATTTCGCTACCCTCAGGACAGCAGCTAACTACCCTTCTTAAAATCCCTACTTCAATAAAATCTGAAACCTACGATATAGTCAAGCACGGGGCTAGAAGGAGCCCAGGCCACGATCTGTCTGGAGAAACCAGTGTGCACTTGGTGTAATCCTGGGACACCCTTCGCTAAGATTAGACATTAAACTTGGCAAGGGATGGGGGATTCGGCAGCTGCAGGGAGACCTTTACCCATATGTCAGACCTGCAACCCCTCAAGTTTCAGCCCCTCAGTTGATGTCTTAAAcagttttaaacaaatattttttccctcctCAAACTGAGGTCTCTGAGCTACTGCACCACAGTCCCTTGAGGAGTACAATCCAAATGCAAATCCCTGGGACCCACTTTTGGCCCACGGTGATATCAGCGAACACTTGGTTTGGTGCAGCCTTGAGAATATGGTAGGTTGTACTAATGGGGGAGGAATCTTGAGGTGCTCTTTGGAGGTGTTTGCTTCCTTTGAGCCTCAGAGCCCTAAGGAGAGGGAGTGGAAGGATCCGGGGAGGGGGACCTCTTCCCCAGTCCTGAGAGGCAAAGTTAATATCCCCGTTGTCAGTCCCAGAGGCGCCCAAGCAGAGTCCCTGGGACCTTGGGACAGGGTCTAGAGGCAGAGGATTTTCACGTGCAGAGAACATAACGTTCCAGAAGAAGGCAACAACATGGATACAATGATGCAAGTTTAGAGGTTCTGTGCATGAATAACTTCTCAGGGTTCATAAAGTTCGTATCCAGTTCTGCTGCTTCAGAGCAGCCAGTCAGGTGGCAGGCCCAAACGGGGCATACTCAGTTACCCAGTGATTTCAGTTACACAGTGATACATTGGGGAGAGAGGGCAGTGAGAACAAAGTCAGTGTGTGGACAGATCCACGAGGAAGGCCGAGCGGGAGGGGCTGAGGCAGTGGGAAGAGCAGGCGAGTGGGCAGTCGGGCCTGAGGGCGTGGGGTGCTGACACCTGCGGTGATTAATTTACTTCCCGATCAGGGAAAACCATAAGAGTTATTTTGTTGCTGCTTCTCCCcaactccttttttatttttctggttttctgtccccttcccccatccctttTTGCAACTTCGCCTCAAGTGCACAAATTCCAAGTAAAAGCCATAGGTccttctcaccactccaatccagCAGCTGCCTTCCAGTGCACCCCAACACTCTCTTGCACCTCAATTTTGATTCCTCCCCATATCATTCATCCTATAGCAATAGAAAGGCTGCATCTGCTGGTGGTAGTGAACATGAAATTAGGGACAGGTACATAGAGGAAGCTGCATTTTGTTTCCACACGTGGACACAAATGGGATGAATGGACATTTTAGAAAGAGGCAACCATATGTGAAAAGGCACAGATAGTGTCAAGGATTGTTTCATGAGTTTTAGTGTACATTAGCATCTCAGGAGCAGCTTAATAGATGTGCATATCCTTTGATTCTATCCCTAAAGATTTGATGCAAATG of the Pongo abelii isolate AG06213 chromosome X, NHGRI_mPonAbe1-v2.0_pri, whole genome shotgun sequence genome contains:
- the DCAF12L1 gene encoding DDB1- and CUL4-associated factor 12-like protein 1, giving the protein MAQQQTGSRKRKAPAVEAGAESSPSQGLAAADGEGPLLLKRQRRPATSRSMVHYLKVREVGGWGPARLQSFDGEMRGYAVQRLPELLTERQLDLGTLNKVFASQWLNARQVVCGTKCNTLFVVDVQSGHIARIPLLRDREARLAQDQQGCGIHAIELNPSKTLLATGGENPNSLAIYQLPSLDPLCLGDRHGHKDWIFAVAWLSDTVAVSGSRDGTVALWRMDPDKFDDTVAWHSEVGLPVYAHIRPRDVEAIPRAIINPSNRKVRALACGGKNQELGAVSLDGYFHLWKVRSTLSRLLSIRLPYFRDNVCLTYCDDMSVYAVGSHSHVSFLDLRQDQQNIRPLCSREGGTGVRSLSFYRHIITVGTGQGSLLFYDVRAQKFLEERASATLESSSGPARRKLRLACGRGWLNHNDFWVNYFGGMEVFPSALYTHCYNWPEMKLFVAGGPLPAGLHGNYAGLWS